The sequence AGGTCCCGCAGCGACAGTTCCTCGGCGGAGGCGTACAGCAGCGGCGGCAGCACCACCAGGGCGATGGTCTGCGGTGGAATGCGCAGCGCCGGCGTCCCGGGTATCAGTGCCACGGCGATGCCGGCGAGCACCAGCAGTGAGGGGGCGGGGATGCGCCAGCGCCGGGCGAAGGTGGCCACCGCGGTGGCCAGCACCACCAGGAACAGAACAGTCGCCACTGCGCGCATCTGCGAATCCCCTGATCACGAGAGACGGGGTCGCTGCGCTGAATCGCAGTCCGTCCCCCACGCCGACCAGGCTTCCCGGCACACCTCTGGTCATCTTATTGGAAATTTAGCGGCCTCGGAGATCTAGTGCCGCGTCAGGGTGCCAGGTCCCGGCGGGCCAGCAGCGCGAACGCCGCGCCGATCCCGGCCACGCCCACGGCGGCCAGCACACCCAGCGAGCCCCAGGCCACGCTGCCCCGGGCCAGCGCGTCGCCCGGGGCGTAGTAGTGGAACGGGTTCAGGTAGCGCAGCGGCGCGGCCTTGGACCAGGCGAGCGCCACGAAGTTGACCGCGAAGCCCACCGCGCCGAGGCCGATCACGGCGCCGACCACCATGGCCCGGCTGCGGCCGGCTGCGGATACGGCGAGTGCGGGGCCGGTCAGGCTCAGCGCGAAGCCGCAGCCCAGCAGTCCCGCCGCGAAGACCCCGCTGAGCGGCACCGCCCGGTGCAGCTGCGGCGATAGCGCCACGCCGGCCGCCACCGTCAGCGTCGCGGCCGCGTTGAGCAGCACCACGACCAGGGCCAGGGCCGCCGTCCGTTCGGCCAGCAGCCGGTTCCGCGAGACCGGACGGACCATCAGCAGCTCGACGGTGCCCGACTCGACGTCGGCGGCCACCGCGGCGGCGGCCAGCGAGCCGATCGCGGTGAGCTGCATCGCGATCCAGAACGGGTGCACCAGACCGGCGCCCAGCAGTCCGGGGTAGCTGGCGATCGAGACCGCGCCGGTCGAGCCGCTGAACGCCTTGAAGGCGCCCGGCGGGTTGCGGCCGCCGCCGGCGAAGAGCTGGCCGGGGGTGATGGTGTCGGAGATGACCACGATCAGCGTCTCGAACACGACCATGCCCAGGACCAGGGCCAGCAGCATCCGCCGCCGCCGGTACAGGGCCAGCCAGAGCAGCGGGAACCGGCTTCTCATCGCTCCTCCCCTTGCTCGTCCCGCTGCTCGTCCCGCTGCTCGCTGCGGTACAGGTCGAGGAACGCCTCGTCCAACCCGGCCTCCTCCACCGTCAGGTCCGTCACCGGCAGCGCCAGCAGCCCGCGCAGCGCCGCCACCAGCTCGTGCGGCGGCACCAGCAGCTCCACCCGGTCGCCCTGCCAGCGCGGCGACCACCGGTCCGCGACGCCGAGCGGCCGCCGGCCCAGCCCGTCGGCGAAGACCAGCCGCACCTTGCGGGCCCGCGCCTCGCGCAGCCCGGCGACGCTCTGCACGGTGACCAGCCGCCCGTCCCGGATGATCGCCACCCGCCGGCAGGTCCGCTGCACCTCGGGCAGCACATGGCTGGAGAGCAGCACGGTGCGTCCGGCCGCCTCGGCCTCGGCCAGCAGCTCGAAGAAGGTCTCCTGCACCAGGGGATCCAGGCCCTCGGTCGGCTCGTCGAGCACCACCAGCTCCGGATCGTGCTGGAACGCCTGGACCAGTCCGAGCTTCTGTTTCATGCCCCGCGAGTACTCCCGCACCGCCCGGTCCAGCGCCGACTCGGACAGGGCCAGGCGGCGGCACAGCTCGGCCTGA is a genomic window of Kitasatospora azatica KCTC 9699 containing:
- a CDS encoding ABC transporter permease subunit produces the protein MRSRFPLLWLALYRRRRMLLALVLGMVVFETLIVVISDTITPGQLFAGGGRNPPGAFKAFSGSTGAVSIASYPGLLGAGLVHPFWIAMQLTAIGSLAAAAVAADVESGTVELLMVRPVSRNRLLAERTAALALVVVLLNAAATLTVAAGVALSPQLHRAVPLSGVFAAGLLGCGFALSLTGPALAVSAAGRSRAMVVGAVIGLGAVGFAVNFVALAWSKAAPLRYLNPFHYYAPGDALARGSVAWGSLGVLAAVGVAGIGAAFALLARRDLAP
- a CDS encoding ABC transporter ATP-binding protein is translated as MTDPAAVIEVGALTKRYGRTVGVERLDITVDPGEVFGFLGPNGAGKTTTLRCLVGLLRPTEGRVRVLGLDPVAEHRRLAPALGYLPGELRLYPELTGRQTLRLLADLQGAPTPRQAELCRRLALSESALDRAVREYSRGMKQKLGLVQAFQHDPELVVLDEPTEGLDPLVQETFFELLAEAEAAGRTVLLSSHVLPEVQRTCRRVAIIRDGRLVTVQSVAGLREARARKVRLVFADGLGRRPLGVADRWSPRWQGDRVELLVPPHELVAALRGLLALPVTDLTVEEAGLDEAFLDLYRSEQRDEQRDEQGEER